The following are encoded in a window of Helicobacter cetorum MIT 00-7128 genomic DNA:
- a CDS encoding type II toxin-antitoxin system mRNA interferase toxin, RelE/StbE family — protein sequence MLKLILKKSFQKDFDKLLLNSFDDSVLNKVILSLRKKEPLEPQFKDHELKGKWKPYRECHIKTDILLVYLVKDDELILVRLGSHSELF from the coding sequence GTGTTGAAACTAATTCTTAAAAAATCTTTTCAAAAAGATTTTGACAAATTACTTTTGAATAGTTTTGATGATAGCGTTTTGAATAAAGTTATTCTATCCTTACGAAAAAAAGAACCACTAGAACCACAATTTAAAGACCATGAGCTAAAGGGGAAATGGAAACCCTACAGAGAATGCCATATAAAAACCGACATTCTACTTGTCTATCTAGTGAAAGATGATGAGCTTATTTTAGTAAGGCTAGGTAGTCATAGCGAATTGTTTTAA
- a CDS encoding RepA, whose translation MNTNFEQLRKQELELRKLLEELDTLPQTPQIELQKQEIQAYIDYITPSILKGFSQKFKSITENFLNELEKEKNPNKNKNPYQPKDHKNNQPYKSQSHPKKSHTR comes from the coding sequence ATGAATACGAATTTTGAACAACTTAGAAAACAAGAATTAGAATTACGAAAATTATTAGAAGAGTTAGATACACTTCCACAAACTCCACAAATTGAGTTACAGAAACAAGAAATTCAAGCCTATATAGACTACATAACTCCAAGTATCTTAAAGGGTTTTAGCCAAAAATTTAAATCCATTACAGAAAATTTTCTAAATGAACTTGAAAAAGAAAAAAATCCCAACAAAAACAAGAACCCATACCAACCAAAGGACCACAAGAACAACCAACCCTACAAGAGCCAGAGCCACCCAAAAAAAAGCCATACTCGCTAA
- a CDS encoding type II toxin-antitoxin system mRNA interferase toxin, RelE/StbE family → MLDIEYHNLFRKDYKKYLKNGFDDRLLDKVVLELRQQKTLAPNYKDHMLKGEWYPCRECHIKPDVLLVYIVKNNTLWLLRLGSHSELF, encoded by the coding sequence ATGCTGGATATTGAATATCATAATTTGTTTAGGAAAGATTACAAAAAATATCTCAAAAATGGCTTTGATGATAGGCTACTTGATAAAGTGGTTTTGGAATTAAGGCAACAAAAAACACTAGCTCCAAACTATAAAGACCACATGCTAAAAGGCGAATGGTATCCTTGTAGAGAGTGCCACATTAAACCTGATGTTTTGTTGGTTTATATAGTCAAAAATAACACTCTTTGGTTGCTTAGGTTAGGTAGCCATAGCGAATTGTTTTAG
- a CDS encoding replication initiation protein, which translates to MNLKKKKIPTKTRTHTNQRTTRTTNPTRARATQKKAILAKDLKVVRPNDVTIHNDIYKVYLGKLGALESNLFYSIFDKLKEQDDTLVRFNPSEIKAMIGNSKISGKELTKVVKKLWNNIKFANFWILLPRRDENHMLFRTFAINYYDDKKTQIKDIEVQVNKPHYTYLLNDLTGNFTQFELEQFKNLSSKYAKTLFRMLKQFDDIENENNHCELLRFNNNFDEFMEFMGIDKNMEMRDIERQILKPICKELGAFIDKKEKAPLIIDLKKPYATIEYKKIHGKYNKVIGIEFYYTKHEPKTNEHNRIETTLRTQEIKKTKQEKVKGFYKQNEIKSLENHYLNKTISFKFNNPKDGEIKEVLVTKIETFKDNEKIRFHFDNTSSYTFTNRQTLIKHVEILSEKLF; encoded by the coding sequence ATGAACTTGAAAAAGAAAAAAATCCCAACAAAAACAAGAACCCATACCAACCAAAGGACCACAAGAACAACCAACCCTACAAGAGCCAGAGCCACCCAAAAAAAAGCCATACTCGCTAAAGATTTAAAAGTTGTTAGACCTAATGATGTAACAATCCACAATGATATTTACAAGGTCTATTTAGGGAAATTAGGGGCATTAGAAAGCAATTTGTTTTACTCTATTTTTGACAAACTCAAAGAGCAAGATGACACGCTTGTAAGGTTTAATCCTAGCGAGATTAAGGCGATGATAGGCAATAGTAAAATCAGCGGAAAAGAGCTTACAAAAGTTGTCAAAAAGCTATGGAATAACATTAAATTTGCTAACTTTTGGATACTCTTACCCCGCAGAGATGAAAACCACATGCTTTTTAGAACCTTTGCTATCAACTACTACGATGATAAAAAAACACAAATTAAAGACATAGAAGTCCAAGTCAATAAACCACATTACACCTACCTACTAAACGATTTAACGGGCAATTTCACGCAATTTGAACTAGAGCAATTTAAAAATCTCTCTAGCAAATACGCTAAAACGCTTTTTAGAATGCTTAAGCAATTTGATGACATAGAAAATGAAAACAATCATTGTGAGTTGCTACGATTTAATAATAATTTTGATGAGTTTATGGAGTTTATGGGGATAGATAAAAACATGGAAATGCGTGATATTGAACGCCAAATCCTTAAACCCATTTGTAAAGAGCTGGGGGCATTTATAGACAAAAAAGAAAAAGCCCCCCTTATCATAGATTTAAAAAAACCCTATGCCACCATTGAATACAAAAAAATTCATGGCAAATACAACAAAGTCATAGGCATTGAATTTTATTACACTAAGCATGAGCCAAAAACCAACGAACACAATCGCATAGAAACTACTTTACGCACCCAAGAAATCAAAAAGACTAAACAAGAAAAAGTTAAGGGTTTCTATAAGCAAAATGAGATTAAGAGCTTAGAGAACCACTATCTTAACAAAACAATCTCTTTTAAGTTCAATAACCCAAAAGATGGCGAAATTAAAGAAGTGCTAGTTACAAAAATTGAAACCTTTAAAGACAATGAAAAAATAAGATTTCATTTTGATAACACTTCAAGCTACACTTTTACTAATAGACAAACTTTAATCAAGCATGTAGAAATTTTGAGCGAAAAATTGTTTTAA